The following are encoded in a window of Centroberyx gerrardi isolate f3 chromosome 1, fCenGer3.hap1.cur.20231027, whole genome shotgun sequence genomic DNA:
- the LOC139921849 gene encoding hatching enzyme 1.2-like isoform X1, whose protein sequence is MCSFLQLAVLIVIFCSVQSFTIQASFEKSDEDYGNTVDDDDFSASTLIERANVNVGEGLGDPVVMYGDIAVKTGLQNADPCTARGCLWPKASDGNVYVPYRISNQYSQRERATIIRGLQSFAESTCIRFTPLNRQRDFVDIQSLSGCFSFVGRRGRGQTLSLRRRGCVFQSVIQHELLHALGFDHEQTRSDRDQHVRILLENVTPGQEHNFDRIATRNLGTPYDYGSVMHYGRFDFSRNTLPTILPIPDNNVVIGRARQMSPTDILRINLLYSCNTTAPVTDLDLSEEAI, encoded by the exons ATGTGCTCGTTCCTGCAGCTTGCTGTGCTCATCGTTATCTTCTGCTCTGTCCAGAGCTTTACCATCCAG GCTTCATTTGAGAAGAGTGATGAAGACTACG GCAACAccgttgatgatgatgatttcagCGCCTCAACGCTGATTGAGAGGGCCAACGTTAATGTTG GAGAGGGCTTAGGTGATCCAGTGGTGATGTATGGTGACATAGCAGTGAAAACAGGCCTGCAGAATGCTGATCCCTGCACAGCTAGAGGCTGCTTGTGGCCCAAAGCCTCTGATGGCAACGTCTACGTCCCCTACCGCATCTCTAACCAGTATT CCCAAAGGGAGAGAGCCACCATCATCCGAGGCCTGCAATCATTTGCTGAGTCGACCTGCATCCGCTTCACCCccctgaacagacagagagactttgTGGATATCCAGTCTCTCTCAGG GTGTTTTTCGTTTGTTGGGCGTCGTGGCCGCGGACAGACACTGTCTCTGAGACGTAGGGGGTGTGTTTTCCAGTCAGTCATCCAGCATGAGCTTCTCCATGCCCTGGGCTTCGACCATGAACAGACCCGATCCGACAGAGACCAGCATGTTCGCATCCTGCTGGAGAACGTCACGCCTG GACAAGAGCACAATTTCGATAGGATTGCAACCAGGAACCTTGGCACTCCCTATGACTACGGCTCTGTCATGCACTATGGAAG gTTTGACTTCTCCAGGAACACGCTGCCAACCATCTTGCCAATCCCCGACAACAATGTAGTCATCGGCAGGGCCAGACAGATGAGTCCTACTGACATCCTCAGGATTAACCTCCTCTATAGCTGCA ATACAACTGCCCCTGTGACCGACCTGGACCTAAGTGAAGAAGCCATTTAA
- the LOC139921849 gene encoding high choriolytic enzyme 1-like isoform X2 produces the protein MCSFLQLAVLIVIFCSVQSFTIQASFEKSDEDYGNTVDDDDFSASTLIERANVNVGEGLGDPVVMYGDIAVKTGLQNADPCTARGCLWPKASDGNVYVPYRISNQYSQRERATIIRGLQSFAESTCIRFTPLNRQRDFVDIQSLSGCFSFVGRRGRGQTLSLRRRGCVFQSVIQHELLHALGFDHEQTRSDRDQHVRILLENVTPGQEHNFDRIATRNLGTPYDYGSVMHYGRFDFSRNTLPTILPIPDNNVVIGRARQMSPTDILRINLLYSCRRSN, from the exons ATGTGCTCGTTCCTGCAGCTTGCTGTGCTCATCGTTATCTTCTGCTCTGTCCAGAGCTTTACCATCCAG GCTTCATTTGAGAAGAGTGATGAAGACTACG GCAACAccgttgatgatgatgatttcagCGCCTCAACGCTGATTGAGAGGGCCAACGTTAATGTTG GAGAGGGCTTAGGTGATCCAGTGGTGATGTATGGTGACATAGCAGTGAAAACAGGCCTGCAGAATGCTGATCCCTGCACAGCTAGAGGCTGCTTGTGGCCCAAAGCCTCTGATGGCAACGTCTACGTCCCCTACCGCATCTCTAACCAGTATT CCCAAAGGGAGAGAGCCACCATCATCCGAGGCCTGCAATCATTTGCTGAGTCGACCTGCATCCGCTTCACCCccctgaacagacagagagactttgTGGATATCCAGTCTCTCTCAGG GTGTTTTTCGTTTGTTGGGCGTCGTGGCCGCGGACAGACACTGTCTCTGAGACGTAGGGGGTGTGTTTTCCAGTCAGTCATCCAGCATGAGCTTCTCCATGCCCTGGGCTTCGACCATGAACAGACCCGATCCGACAGAGACCAGCATGTTCGCATCCTGCTGGAGAACGTCACGCCTG GACAAGAGCACAATTTCGATAGGATTGCAACCAGGAACCTTGGCACTCCCTATGACTACGGCTCTGTCATGCACTATGGAAG gTTTGACTTCTCCAGGAACACGCTGCCAACCATCTTGCCAATCCCCGACAACAATGTAGTCATCGGCAGGGCCAGACAGATGAGTCCTACTGACATCCTCAGGATTAACCTCCTCTATAGCTGCA GACGATCCAACTGA
- the LOC139921858 gene encoding hatching enzyme 1.2-like → MVNMSVFRFTALALLLLSACCWAEDESETENMVEEEEDSGELSVSDLLERANSNLVPAFNDPILIGGDIAVDNEAEKNADPCTSRGCMWGKWTDGKVYIPYHIAGHFSSREKAIITRGLESFSSFSCIRFRPSRSSDRDWLSIESKNGCYSYIGRRGGKQVVSLARRGCLYHGTVQHELLHALGFNHEQTRSDRDNHIKVMLQNVQSGMEHNFRKIATLNQGTPYDYNSVMQYHKYAFSKNNQPTMIPIPNSNVSFGNAKEMSRNDIARLNTLYKC, encoded by the exons ATGGTCAACATGTCTGTTTTCAGGTTCACCGCTTTGGCTCTGCTGTTGctgtctgcctgctgctggGCAGAGGATGAG TCTGAAA CAGAGAatatggtggaggaggaggaggattcaGGGGAGCTTTCTGTCTCTGACCTTCTGGAGAGAGCTAACAGTAATCTTG TCCCGGCCTTTAATGATCCCATCCTGATCGGAGGGGACATTGCTGTCGACAACGAGGCTGAGAAAAATGCTGATCCCTGCACCTCCCGAGGCTGCATGTGGGGGAAGTGGACTGATGGGAAGGTTTACATTCCCTACCACATCGCCGGTCACTTCT CCTCCCGTGAGAAGGCCATCATCACCCGTGGACTGGAGTCCTTCTCTTCGTTCTCCTGCATCCGGTTCAGACCCAGCCGCAGCAGCGACCGGGACTGGCTGAGCATCGAGTCCAAGAACGG CTGCTACTCCTACATCGGCCGTCGTGGCGGTAAGCAGGTGGTGTCTCTGGCCCGCCGGGGCTGCCTTTACCACGGTACCGTCCAGCATGAGCTGCTCCACGCCCTGGGATTCAACCACGAACAGACCCGCTCCGACAGGGACAACCACATCAAGGTCATGCTGCAGAACGTCCAGTCCG GAATGGAGCACAACTTCAGGAAGATTGCCACCCTAAACCAGGGCACTCCCTACGATTACAACTCTGTCATGCAGTACCACAA GTATGCCTTCTCTAAGAACAACCAGCCCACCATGATCCCCATCCCCAACTCCAATGTGTCCTTTGGCAATGCTAAGGAGATGAGCCGCAATGACATCGCCAGGCTCAACACTCTCTACAAGTGCT AA